The sequence below is a genomic window from Lentimicrobiaceae bacterium.
TAATTATGGGAATTAAAGTAAATAAAGAATATAGACGCAACAAGATTAAACTACGCGTACGTAAAAAAATATCAGGTACTAACCAACGTCCCAGAATGTCGGTTTTTAGAAGTAACAAAGATATTTACGTTCAGCTTATCGACGATAGAACCGGTACAACATTATTATCAGCATCGTCGCGTCATGAAGATATAGATGCTCAAAAAATTACAAAAACCGAAAAAGCAAAGCTTGTAGGTAAATTAATAGCCGAAAAAGCAAAAGAGGCAGGAATAGATACTGTAGTTTTTGACCGTAACGGAT
It includes:
- a CDS encoding 50S ribosomal protein L18; protein product: MGIKVNKEYRRNKIKLRVRKKISGTNQRPRMSVFRSNKDIYVQLIDDRTGTTLLSASSRHEDIDAQKITKTEKAKLVGKLIAEKAKEAGIDTVVFDRNG